GACCCACGACCGTAATGCAACAGGAGGGATCAAAGCCCAACAacacaaaaaggcccaccacactatcaattttagcatttatttgAAGTACAATTTTTGCATCCACATTAGAACAAAActtgtttgtaactattatgaatgagaTAGGGAAGGACTATATATGGCccacttaaatttttatttttatttaaaaaaaaatgcaactaaATTTTAAACTTGAAAGTGTTGCTTGGTTAGTttagaaggaagaaaaaaaaaattaaagtaatagGTAGTCACATGTCAGCCATGTCATCATTAAGATATGTGTAATAGGATTATTTAACAAACACATATGAAGCTTATAAATGAGTCTATACTCGACTTGTTTCCTATCGAACCTTATAGCTCACGagattgttcatgaacaattttttttgcatggGCTTGGTTTGTAtattaaacaagcctaaaactaagACTCAAACTTGagttatttataaacaaacaaatacgAACAAACTTTTTATTAAGCCAAGTTTGAGTTGTTTATGAACAGTTTGATTCATTTATAGCTCTAAGTCTAGGAATTAATGGTGGcatgaaagtaaaaaaaaaaaaaaggtgaatatACAGAGTTTTGGCTGTGAGATATTAGTAGTGGAAATTTTTTGGATACTTTAGAAATTTCTCTTCTACTCGGTACCGTTGCAagattttctttaattatttggCTATTGAGTAAATAGTACATGAAAATATGTTTTAGGTGATATTTAAGTATTTAAGAGGAAATGTTAGGGAGGAGTGCATATTGTGGTGTGGTAGTTAAGGTAAATAACTTTCTCCTAAGTCGTTTTATTTTTGCTTATACTATTGTATTATTAGCTACTGAACATTGTTTTACAATTGTAACaatgtttattttaattgtgttagctatatatatttaatataaagaaTATGGAATCATCAGatatatttaatttctatttatgtaattttacaCAAGTAGTTTaatgagatatatttttgtttgaattatgtttttaaataatctGACTATGCTCTGAATCTCTGATATCCAACCAGTGAGAGTTATTCATTGATATCGAAACTAATTTCATCTAGGGCATCACAAGCTTATTGTGTTTTTGGACTTAACTAATGAGAGATATATATCAGCACATAACTAGTTTTATCTAAATCTGATGCCTAGTCACGAGGATATAACGTGACCATAGTCATATATATAAGATTGTTAAGAAAGTGAATATCTTTGAATATATGAACTATTTCAAGTCCATGAAACTTCTTATGTTATTGGAAtccacattatatatattataactttaATACATGTGGAATATTTGACCTTGTGCACAATGTATTATTTTGTCATTCTATATGCTTGTTTCAGCTAGTTAGAATTTGATTACTTATTGAATTGTCAACTCACTCCTTTTCCCTTTTAGATTCTAATCCTCAAGAGTAGCATGTTTATGGGCTTCTGCTAGGATGTGAGCATGAGTGAAGTTTAGGATTTGCTGGAATAAGATTTGgacttttatgtttaaaaattatcttttgtttAGACTCTTAGTCTTATGAAATTTAGTCTCTTTTTAGTAGTGAtggagattattattattttggacttttgtgcttaattttatttaatttaatatggCAACTTTCGAGGTTTATTATTGCTCTTTAAAGGCATTGCATGCTTATAAGGTGAAAAAACTTGTAAGTGTGTAGCTATTGTTGTGTGCTTAGCCCTCTTGGTCAAGTTTAGGGCGTGACAATATTTATGGTATAAGAGTCAGCCCGGTAACCTTATGTAGGCTCAAAGACACTACCCtacaaagtgggccctaacgtGGATGTCAAGGATTTAAGTAGGAGAAGACTATACATTAACAACTCCTGTTTGGTTCTAATAAGTGGCatattcactttttattttcccttttctatattcaaattctaaaattgaatatagaaaaaatgaccaatttttaaatttgaaaatgatttgTAAGTTATTttgaatacaaaatttagatataaaattaatcatacacgatttagtactttttttttaagttactcTTTTCACTTGCACACACTCAAATCAATTAGGTGAAGCCCTTTgtgtttttacaatatttacAAAATTGCCACTATATTCGttttttatgaaaatgaaaacactgaaaaaaatgttttcatttttataaatccAACTTTTAggatattgaaaaatgaaaactgaGTACAAATTCTTaaaccaaacaagttttttgtggtgggttccaatgaaaaaaaaacaccacttCTTTTAGCTAACCAAACAACCTCTTAGTGTGAATTTAAGTTACACTGCATTTGGTTAAGGAGAAATTTAGGAAAAGAATATTGACTCTTAGAGCTTATACAACAACCCTTAGTCCCAAGTTTTTTGGGGCTGGCactcttaaaacatataatACCAGAAAAACATCCACTCAACCAGACCTAATATAACTAGTTACTAGTTTAGTTTAGTTGAGATGAGGAtttcttttagttttcaaaCCACAATAACACATGAcattcaaaattgtaattttctttccaCACTTCTTTTGACAGCCAGATGGagggttatcaaaaaaaagaaaaaaaaaaaaaaggacttctATTAACAACCAGATGGagggttatcaaaaaaaaaaagaaaaaaagaaaaagaaaaagaaaaagaaaaagggagagttATCCGAAGTGTTCAAGAATACACACTAAAATTATAAATAGCTTGGGATGGAATAAGGATTTCCAGTGGCTAGCCATTTTCTACATATTTGATATTACTGCTTGCTAAGAATTAATATGATAAAATTACATTACCAATCAACACTTTCTCATCCTCCTAACTGGGCTTCCACCCTCCCTCATATGCCAGCTGCTCTTCCCAATCTCTCCCTCAAAATCTTCACTGCCATGTACCTAAATATCATTCCCAAAATGTTAATTAGTAGTACCTAAATATCATTcccaaaaacatgttaaaaagagaggaaaatatatttcaacattaccataaactttttttttttgttcgttttcttttctatcttttctcttctacttcttcattttattttattttttaagaagggaaaattttaatgcaaaaaatgtTAATTAGTAGTACCTGCCCATCATCATTACAGTGGCTTGAGGATTTGTGCCTGGGGATTCACTAAATGTTGAGCCATCAACAATACGGAGCCCGTGAACACCAAGAACCTTGTGCTCAGGGTTGACAACCTTGCCCACATGGCACCCACCATGGTAGTGCCAAATTGTGATCACAGTGTCTTTGCAAAATTGCTCCATGGACTTAGTGTCATTAGTGTGCCTAGGTATAAGGTTCACACTAGCCGCGACACTCATGTTAAGTATCTTATCCACAGTTTCCTTGTTACACCTTGTGAAGTTTGTTACATGTTCTGACTGGACAATCTTCGTGGCCATGCGAATTCCTTCAACGCAGCGTTGGAGATCATATGGATGTTTGAAGTAGTTGAAGGTGACAGAGGGGTTATCATCAACATTGGTGTTGATCAGGTTGAGCTCACCTGTTGATATGGGATTGGCAATCTTTTCTAGAATGAAGCCTCCCTTGAATGCTTCATGAGGTAAGTTCCGCTTGTTTTTGATGTATTCTTGAACGGCCTCTGGTGTTCTTTGCTTTGGTGGGATTGTGGAGAGCTGCCCAATCTGGTCATACCACAAAATGCAGTTCAGAATGAGTATTTTCATAATCTAAGAAATTTCAAGGAAGAATGTTAGTTTGACTTTCTAGTCAATGTTTTCAATTAATACTTGACAGCTCCAATGTTGTTAAAAATCATGCTTAGTTTCTAGACGTTGGTGCTTACCTCGGCTGACATGATACCATGGTGGCAGTGAATGCTATCGCTGGATTGTCCAAATCCGCTGCTAGCTTCAATGTACACACCCTTCTTTGTAATCCCTACAGTTTGTATGAGTGACTGCTCAACTGGCCTATTAGAGGGAACGAATATTGTGTTCATGGGGTTATCGGCCATGCCTTTCCCAACAAACTTGTTATTAAGCACTACTGGAATGTTGAGCTTTTTAAGATCAGCTTTTGGTCCAATTCCACTTAGCAGTAGCATTTGAGGCGTCCCAATTGCTCCACAAGACAATATGATTTCACTCTGTGCCTTATTTACCAGAACTGCTTGATGTTGGTCACCATTTTCATCTTTGAAAATGACACCCACAGACTTTGGTTGCTTTCCTGTATTAGACATTATCATCTCATTAGTGCTATGTCTATGATCAACTTCTAACAAACTTGAAGTTCGCCTTACTTCTTTTCATTAGATAGTTATAGTCATAAAGTAAGTTGTGACCAAATGCCTAGACAGTGTACATAACATATAGATGTAAGTCCAAGTGAAGATGCTAACTTACCTGTTGTGTCGAATACAATCTTTTGGACAGAGGCATGAATCAATACAGTAAGCTTCCGAGGGTTCCCAGAAGAAAGTAGTTCAGCAGCTGTGTGCCGACGGCCAAACCTGTCAAAAATGGTCCCACCAATCTTGGTGCCATAGATGTGATCATATGTGAATCCATTAAAAGGTGACACCCCAATATCCAGAAGGCTGTCCCTTACAGCTTTCTGCCAAGGTGCAAGTTTAGGCCGGTGAACAATTTGTTTCTCAACCCA
The sequence above is drawn from the Castanea sativa cultivar Marrone di Chiusa Pesio chromosome 5, ASM4071231v1 genome and encodes:
- the LOC142637269 gene encoding protein HOTHEAD — encoded protein: MASVGAVKLFFCFVLWLSNILSSCQGKENFYEYRYPFIRRASSFSTSSSFSSSSGGDNVYDYIIVGGGTAGCPLAATLSQNFSVLLLERGGVPFSNSNVSFLQNFHIALADTSPTSASQFFISTDGVLNARARVLGGGTCINAGFYTRASARFIKRMGWDAKLVNESYPWVEKQIVHRPKLAPWQKAVRDSLLDIGVSPFNGFTYDHIYGTKIGGTIFDRFGRRHTAAELLSSGNPRKLTVLIHASVQKIVFDTTGKQPKSVGVIFKDENGDQHQAVLVNKAQSEIILSCGAIGTPQMLLLSGIGPKADLKKLNIPVVLNNKFVGKGMADNPMNTIFVPSNRPVEQSLIQTVGITKKGVYIEASSGFGQSSDSIHCHHGIMSAEIGQLSTIPPKQRTPEAVQEYIKNKRNLPHEAFKGGFILEKIANPISTGELNLINTNVDDNPSVTFNYFKHPYDLQRCVEGIRMATKIVQSEHVTNFTRCNKETVDKILNMSVAASVNLIPRHTNDTKSMEQFCKDTVITIWHYHGGCHVGKVVNPEHKVLGVHGLRIVDGSTFSESPGTNPQATVMMMGRYMAVKILRERLGRAAGI